The nucleotide sequence tctctctatctttgtCGGTTGCTAATCAAGCAAACCAACTTCTAATTCAGAGTCTTGTAAAAGTTTTAAACAATAgaagaataattttattttatccgTTCTAAAGGTTAGTTCTCTTTTGATCAATCATTTAAGGATGAATATATTTCAGAAACTTAAGGAATTAAAGAATTCTAGTTTATTAAAATTACGACCCTTCTCACGTAAACAACCCCTAAATTAATTTATTGAGGAGTTGAAATATAGGTAGCCTCCATATACTTATAAATGTATAAAAGGATTTATATCAAAAAATATGGTCATATTTTTAGCATCTTTCAAACatgatatttatttatttttcaatatttaagtatttattttagttattttaattatttagatatgtttttgatcAATGTTCGACCAAGTGACCTCTTAGTGAGGCCAAAGGCCGGCCTATCCAGCCACGCAAATATTTTGTTCAGTAGTTTCTCAATGTTATGATTATGGTTTGAGATTTTTTCTAATTGAGGTGGCTAGCATGTATCAAGTGACCAAGTTTGAAAGCATAGGAGGaacttcaaaaaaaatgaagtgctaCAAGGTTTATTTAGGATTAGGAACAATAAAAGACAATAATATCCTAACTTGATAAACTATTAAATGGGTTTGAAAACTGAAATcaaaactttatcaaattcgtTTGACGGTATAAGTCGCTTGtattttgatatatttattttttgagtaaagttttaatttattattttttaaaaaagaatgtGTAGAAAAGTTTAATAGTTGGGTGAAGCTCCTAAAAAtaaactccacatctctaaatgttaaaagagagagagagagagagagagagagagagagagagaataaaaaCTGTCAAATGATCGGGCTTCTTAGAAATAAACCTGACATCTTTAtcgttttaaaatttattagatTATTTGTATCTATAATCTATCAGATCATTTATGTCTATCTTATAATTTATGATTTTCTCACTTAagtcaaaattttattaaaatccaTCTGATACTTATTTGTAAATTAAGCCGCACGCATGGTACACATGAGAGTTCCACCCAGGTATAGAAGTAGAGTTGTAAATCGGATTGGGATTTAGATTTTGACAAAATTAAGCCTCATTTTGAACCCAATCCTCTGCCACCACACATCAAACTTTAAATCCTTCAAAATAGTGATGTGATATATGCTTTTGAAGAAGATTCCCATGTGTTTCTCGTGTCCCCTAATTTTTCATCAGTTCTCCCTCTGATTTCATTATAAGGAATTTATCTTTTTCACTTTTCTATCCATTTATGTAATTGTATGTACATTGATCTTGACTAGAACCTAGACTCTGCTTCCCATCCTAAAAGTTGAATGCTGCTAAACTTTGCTTGTGGTTTAATTGGATTTcacaatctctccctctctctctctatgtgtgCGCTCTCTCTTTCTATTAGTCTTTAGGCTCTTCGTATCATGCATGGATCGACCGAATGGCCTAAATATACTTCACGTAACTTACAACATtaatatggatatatatatatacacacacatagagagagagagcggggctTTAGAGTTTTTCACATTCCTGTTTCAGTTACAATATATGACGTAACCGTTGCGTCTCAAAAAATCTAACTACTCATTAACCACCCGAAGGCATCCCTTCATGTCATGGGAGACcttcccccccctctctctctttgtatGTCTTCTTATCTTATCCAACCGTTAGTCTTATAGAATCCAACATTAGATAGAGAGGAGTAGAGCAAGAACCACGCTCCCAACATTTAATACCATCATCCGTTTCCACCCCTTCAACGCCTCCACTCTCAATAACTTCCACACTCTATAAGacccagaagaatgccagcatcTAAAGCAGTgcgttagagagagagagagagagagatggacttCTTTGTTTTCAGTCTTTTTGTTGTGGCTTGTTGCAGGATCTTGAGTTGTCAGGGAACCCAGTTGCAGTACAAGGATTTCATTTCTTGGGATGACTTCAGTGCGGAGAATTACTCCGGGAACTTCAACTTTAACGACGGGGCTCACAGTCGGGTCATCTTGGTGTCGCAGGATGGGAGCGGAGATTCGAAGACGGTGCAGGGAGCGGTGAATATGGTTCCAGATGGTAATAGGGAGAGAGTGAAGATATTTATTTCTCCAGGAGTATATAGGTGAGTGCTGTGTTACTCCTAGCTAGAAATGTAATTAGGTTTATAAGTGAGCGCTGGTGATTTGGTCAGTGAGTTCTGTTTTGGCCAGTGCTTTATACTCAATTTTCTTTTCGTTTAGCTTGGTTTGAGTGTTTTTACTTTGTTTTGTTCTAGGCTTTTTAAATTTGTGATGTGCGACTCTTTTCTCCGTAGTAGTTTGCATTGTCAAACTGTTCTACTTTTTTTCCTCCTTCCTTTGTGTCAAAAACTTGCAAAGCAGCCTTCCAATTGAGAAGCCTTGTTAATTTCTGTATTTCATTAGAGCACGGTCTCATCGCCTAGAGGTTCCTCTTTTCCATATATTAACATTACAGAACTTGGATTCTTGCAGAGAGAAGGTGATCGTTCCCATAACGAAGCCTTATATTTCATTCATTGGGAACGGAAGCTCTGAAACTGTTATCTCGTGGCATTCCAGGGCATCTGATCGAGATCACAATGGCCAGATAATTGGGACCTTTTACTCTGCATCAGTTGCCGTGGAGTCCGATTACTTCTGCGCAAATGGAATTACTTTTGAGGTACCCAGAATCCCCAGCGAAAGCTAGATATGCAATGCGAGATGCACACAAAGGAAAATTTCTGACGTTCTTTGGTTCTGATAGCTTGAAATGGATTTGAGTGACAGAACACAGCACAAGGTGCAGTGCCTGGTGCGATAGGAATGCAAGCGGTGGCGCTGAGACTGTCGGGCGACAAGGCCATTGTATACAGATGCAGGATCTTGGGATCTCAAGACACACTCTTCGATCACATGGGCAGGCATTATTTCTTGGAATGCTACGTCCAAGGATCCATTGATTTCATATTTGGAAATGCAAGATCTTTGTATCAGGTTATGTCCGAGCaacaaatctctctctctctctctctttctcaattATGCCAACTTTTTCTCAGTCAGCCATCTATATTAGCATGTGCAAGTTCGCATTATCTTTGTGAATTCAGTCATCGACTGCAGAATTCTCTTAACTCTTTCGACATTGAATTGGTTGGCATAAATTTTTCTATAAAGCAGGATGTTCTCCTTCCAAGTttgatttttaaattttgattttgtttttttaaattcaacaagtcATCAGTAATGTATGCTGAAGAATGGTTGCTGCTAGTTTCATACCCTGAGTAGGATTATTTATACTGATTTAGATCAAAAAAATCTGTCACTGTTGTACGGGTCGATTGGAGAACAGTGAAATGCTCAAATTGTTCTGCTTAGATCTTGTGGTCTTGGATATCTATCTATTCATCGATGTCTTGATGTGGAGCAGGGCTGCACACTTCATGCAGTTGCAATGAGCTATGGAGCAGTCGCAGCTTCTCAGAGGAATTCACCAAAGGATGATTCCGGGTTCTCTTTCCTGGACTGCAGGCTGGATGGCTCTGGGATTCTGTACTTAGGGAGAGCTTGGGGACGGTATGCAAGAGTGGTCTATTCTTACTGCCAACTGGAAGGCATCATCATCCCTGAAGGATGGAGTGACTGGGGAGATCCATCAAGGACAAGGTATAAGCAtctcttatatatataaaaaaggagGCCAACGGCAATTAGGAGAGGGATAGTTAAAAGCAACAACCATGTTATTAAAGTGCCATTGCCATTCATTAAAAACTCCACAGGATAATCTTGTTTACTAGTGTAATAGGCCTTTGAGGCAGCTTATGTTAGTTCATTCACTCGAAACCAATTTTGACTCTAAGAGGACTTGACTGATCTCAATTTTGCAGGACAGCATGGTTTGGAGAGTTCAATTGCAGTGGTAAGGGTGCCAATTTGAGAAAGAGGGTACAATGGGCAAGATCACTCAACTACGATGAAGCACGGCCTTTCCTAGATCGGAATTACATTCATGGCAATCAATGGCTTCGATTGTAGTTCCTTATTTTTGAGCTGATCTTATAATTTTGTGCTGTTTCACCTTCCAGGCATATCCCTGAAAGTGTATGTACCAAGTCCATACCAATTGATGATGATAGTTACCAATCGACGAAATCATGTACCGGTCATCATGATGCTATCTTTTGCTGACATCAACAAGGGACTTCACAATCTCATGTAACATAGCCCAAACCATTCAGTGTGATAAACGAAATGCTCATCATGAGTCTGTTAACCATTTCAATCAGAGTAGTTGCAAGTCTGGAAGAAAGAAGGAACAGAGCATGGATGCTGTGACACCCTTCCTAGTGTAGGTAATAACATCAGCATGGAGCCTTtccttaaaagaagaaaaagaatgaaGCCATGTGGCAGGATAAATGATTTGTAGAAGTAAATGAATGCCAGGGACTTTATTGCAAGACTTTAAATGGAAGGGGGATGGGTATAATGTAAAAAGAAACAACTTGTCCCTACCAATTCCCAAACCACAGTATATATGCCTGACAAAAGGAATCCGTGACTCCAATGAGGATGGGTATAATGGATCCTGACTCATCAAATTTAAATGCTAAAAATAAGCGCTTGAATCAAACTAAATACTACCACTACATCTGTGACAAGAGAAGTAACATTAGGTGATCACTTCACTGACCATAACATCCAGTCACAGCTGCCGAGCCGCTAATGCAAACATCCAACATACTTCTGCAGTGGACAATGGCTTTCAGGATAAAGATTTGTGGCAGCTTACAAGGTTCCACAAGTTCAGATAAACTTCACCTGTCTACAGATCAACAAATTGGTCTCTGTTGTACTTCAGACATTTTCCTAATTTAGCTACATAGTGCTGCAGTTAGGGCCAAAAATGATGAGATGGCACCAAGGATCACACAGAGAGACGAAAACATAAACTGTCAACAGAAAACAAGATACGGTTAGTTTCATATATAAAATTACCATGAAAAATTAATGTAGGCTTGGATTATATTCCCATAACACCCATGACAGGGGTACCtggaagcactagtggcacaaTTTGAACAAAGCCGGAAGAGGGGCCATTTCTTACCAGATACTCAAGGTCTAAATCTGgaattaaattgctagataaGATGGCAAAAGCTTAAACTTCAAAAGCTACAAAGAATGCCAAGTCTTCAGTCAGTTCACCTCCATTGTTGTCCTAATTACAGTGCAGTTAATTTGGCCCCAGAAAGTAACATCATCGTGATTATATATGATATTCTATACGCACACGTTTACatacaaaaaaatttaaagcaggCCTGGTCCAACCTCATTTGCCAGCCTTCAACTCTAGTCACCACTTATGCCTGGCTTTTCCTCAAAGTCTTCCTCAGAACTTTCATCCCTCAGCCGCTTTCTTGAATTAACTCGCTTCATGTTTACATCAGTTTTATCACTCAAGCTGGTTTCTGCTTGTTTATCTTCTTCATTTGAATCCGCTTGTGCAGTGATGACATCTTGGTCTGACATTGCAGAACTACCTGATTCCGAAAGCCAGTTGAACAGTCCCAGACAAGCATTTGATGCATGTTGCTTATCAAAATCAAGCATATGTTGCAAGAAGACAGCAAGTGGTCGATAAGAAAATTCCAAATTTTGATTGCATATCATGGTTGGTTTGTATATATTTGTTAAAAACTAAAAGGTTATGGAaggtttttgttcatctttatGTTATGTACTTTCATCTAAGATTCCAGGAATTTTCCTTCGTGAGTGATAAAGGTGCCTAATTAGTTCACATCCTACACTAGTACCTTGTCTGCATGAGCCAAATCATcagaaccttgataaatcatctagCCTTGTCCTGACAATTTTGTTTCGGATTTATAGATCCTAATGTGCAGCTGCCTGAACCTTGATAACATGGGATAACTTGTTCCCAAGTACAGATTAT is from Phoenix dactylifera cultivar Barhee BC4 chromosome 6, palm_55x_up_171113_PBpolish2nd_filt_p, whole genome shotgun sequence and encodes:
- the LOC120111113 gene encoding pectinesterase QRT1 isoform X1 yields the protein MDFFVFSLFVVACCRILSCQGTQLQYKDFISWDDFSAENYSGNFNFNDGAHSRVILVSQDGSGDSKTVQGAVNMVPDGNRERVKIFISPGVYREKVIVPITKPYISFIGNGSSETVISWHSRASDRDHNGQIIGTFYSASVAVESDYFCANGITFENTAQGAVPGAIGMQAVALRLSGDKAIVYRCRILGSQDTLFDHMGRHYFLECYVQGSIDFIFGNARSLYQGCTLHAVAMSYGAVAASQRNSPKDDSGFSFLDCRLDGSGILYLGRAWGRYARVVYSYCQLEGIIIPEGWSDWGDPSRTRTAWFGEFNCSGKGANLRKRVQWARSLNYDEARPFLDRNYIHGNQWLRL
- the LOC120111113 gene encoding pectinesterase QRT1 isoform X2, with product MDFFVFSLFVVACCRILSCQGTQLQYKDFISWDDFSAENYSGNFNFNDGAHSRVILVSQDGSGDSKTVQGAVNMVPDGNRERVKIFISPGVYRASDRDHNGQIIGTFYSASVAVESDYFCANGITFENTAQGAVPGAIGMQAVALRLSGDKAIVYRCRILGSQDTLFDHMGRHYFLECYVQGSIDFIFGNARSLYQGCTLHAVAMSYGAVAASQRNSPKDDSGFSFLDCRLDGSGILYLGRAWGRYARVVYSYCQLEGIIIPEGWSDWGDPSRTRTAWFGEFNCSGKGANLRKRVQWARSLNYDEARPFLDRNYIHGNQWLRL
- the LOC120111113 gene encoding pectinesterase QRT1 isoform X3 translates to MDFFVFSLFVVACCRILSCQGTQLQYKDFISWDDFSAENYSGNFNFNDGAHSRVILVSQDGSGDSKTVQGAVNMVPDGNRERVKIFISPGVYREKVIVPITKPYISFIGNGSSETVISWHSRASDRDHNGQIIGTFYSASVAVESDYFCANGITFENTAQGAVPGAIGMQAVALRLSGDKAIVYRCRILGSQDTLFDHMGRHYFLECYVQGSIDFIFGNARSLYQGCTLHAVAMSYGAVAASQRNSPKDDSGFSFLDCRLDGSGILYLGRAWGRYARVVYSYCQLEGIIIPEGWSDWGDPSRTSMVWRVQLQW